Proteins from a genomic interval of Undibacterium parvum:
- a CDS encoding DUF1924 domain-containing protein, with amino-acid sequence MKKTLFSFLLLMFDLAFSQAWADSPVDMQKAYEAASGKASVARGEQFFNSKHGKEWSCASCHTAQPNKVTEHIVTGKRIEPLAPAANLNRFTDAAKSEKWFKRNCKDVVSRECSAQEKADVIAWLLTIK; translated from the coding sequence ATGAAAAAAACTTTATTCTCTTTCTTGTTACTGATGTTTGACCTTGCATTTAGTCAGGCCTGGGCCGATAGCCCGGTCGACATGCAAAAGGCGTATGAGGCTGCTTCTGGAAAAGCATCGGTCGCACGTGGCGAACAATTTTTTAACAGCAAGCATGGCAAGGAATGGAGCTGTGCCAGTTGCCATACCGCGCAACCGAACAAGGTGACAGAGCATATTGTGACCGGAAAACGGATAGAGCCACTGGCACCGGCCGCCAACCTCAATCGCTTTACCGATGCGGCCAAGTCGGAGAAGTGGTTCAAGCGCAACTGTAAAGACGTGGTTTCCAGAGAATGCAGCGCGCAAGAAAAAGCGGATGTGATCGCTTGGCTACTCACCATTAAGTAA
- a CDS encoding cation-translocating P-type ATPase, with protein sequence MSPNLATPALPSEPDSNSGLSAQAAAALLASDGYNELPSAKPRRIWHIALDVIKEPMLLLLIACGAIYLLLGDTHEALVLLVFVFVIISISFFQEHKSERALEALRELSSPRALVLRDGVQQRVAGREVVRGDLILLSEGDRVPADAILLSCLNMTVDESLLTGESMPVNKALLEPAPSKMEVAGGDDLPFIFSGSLVVQGKGMARVIATGSDSAIGRIGKALFALEQEPTRVQLETTRVVKYVASLSIGIALLLALWYGYSRGDWLAGILVGITFAMALIPEELPVVLTLFLGLGAWRLSQKNVLTRRVPAIETLGAATVLCVDKTGTLTQNKMAVAQVFCGDQYHHLGHADQQLPEDFHEVLEYAILASHRDPYDPMEVAILEAGIATLKDTEHLHQSWNLVNEYPLSKELLAMSRVWESKDNQHYVIATKGAPEAIADLCHLTAIQCAKLMAEVNTLAAQGLRVLGVAKAIFKPRDLLGDLPPIQHDYDFELVGLIGLADPIRPAVPAAIRECQSAGIRVIMITGDYPATASSIAKLCGLLSAGGIMTGTEMSALSDVQLQQKIQNINIFCRVQPEQKLRLVNLLKSNQEIVAMTGDGVNDAPALKAAHIGVAMGKRGSDVARESAALVLLDDDFSSIVAAVKLGRRIFDNLRKTVSFIVAVHIPVIGMSLIPVMLDWPIFLMPVHILVLQLIIDPTCSLVFEAEAEEDDLMQRGPRATDASIFDRTILLKGALQGLALLAAVFATYATCLHLKLGEQQARALGFCVMVLGNIGLIFINRSLSASLRKAFSLPNPALWWVVGAALSILSAALFVPALSSLFYFTQPSMLQLAISIAIAGACIASIALVKFLVSSMRTA encoded by the coding sequence ATGAGTCCGAATCTAGCCACTCCAGCGTTACCAAGCGAACCCGACAGCAACAGCGGCCTGAGCGCGCAAGCGGCCGCCGCTCTGCTGGCCAGCGATGGCTACAACGAACTTCCTTCGGCCAAACCGCGCCGTATCTGGCACATTGCTCTGGACGTCATCAAAGAACCCATGCTGTTGCTGTTGATCGCCTGCGGTGCCATCTATCTCTTACTAGGCGACACGCATGAAGCGCTGGTATTACTGGTCTTTGTCTTTGTCATCATCAGCATTAGCTTCTTTCAAGAGCATAAGTCTGAACGTGCCCTAGAGGCGCTGCGCGAGCTTTCCAGTCCGCGCGCATTAGTGCTGCGCGATGGCGTTCAGCAAAGGGTAGCGGGGCGCGAGGTGGTGCGCGGCGACCTTATCTTGTTGTCCGAAGGCGACCGGGTGCCGGCCGATGCTATTTTGCTGTCATGCCTGAATATGACGGTCGATGAATCACTGCTGACCGGAGAATCCATGCCGGTCAATAAAGCCTTGCTAGAGCCCGCCCCGAGCAAGATGGAAGTGGCCGGCGGCGACGACCTGCCGTTTATATTCTCAGGCTCGCTGGTAGTGCAAGGCAAGGGCATGGCACGCGTGATTGCCACTGGCAGTGATAGCGCCATCGGGCGCATAGGCAAAGCTTTGTTTGCGCTGGAACAAGAACCAACCCGGGTCCAACTCGAAACCACCCGCGTGGTCAAATACGTCGCTAGCCTGAGTATCGGTATCGCACTGCTGCTGGCACTCTGGTATGGCTATAGCCGGGGTGACTGGTTAGCGGGCATTCTGGTCGGGATTACCTTTGCGATGGCACTGATACCGGAGGAATTGCCGGTGGTATTGACTTTATTTTTGGGATTGGGGGCGTGGCGGCTATCACAAAAAAATGTCTTGACGCGACGCGTACCCGCCATAGAAACCCTGGGCGCAGCCACCGTCTTATGCGTCGACAAGACGGGCACGCTCACGCAAAACAAGATGGCGGTGGCACAGGTTTTTTGTGGAGATCAATATCATCATCTGGGGCACGCCGACCAACAACTACCGGAAGACTTTCACGAAGTCCTCGAATACGCGATTCTGGCCAGCCACCGCGATCCTTACGACCCTATGGAAGTGGCGATACTCGAGGCTGGTATCGCCACCCTCAAGGATACCGAGCATCTGCATCAGAGCTGGAATCTGGTCAACGAATACCCACTATCGAAAGAATTATTGGCCATGTCGCGGGTCTGGGAATCGAAGGATAATCAACACTATGTGATCGCCACCAAGGGCGCGCCGGAAGCGATTGCCGATCTTTGCCATCTGACAGCCATACAGTGTGCCAAGCTGATGGCAGAGGTAAACACCCTGGCAGCACAAGGTTTGCGTGTGCTAGGGGTCGCCAAGGCCATCTTTAAACCCCGTGATCTACTGGGCGATTTACCGCCTATACAGCATGATTACGATTTTGAACTGGTCGGTTTAATTGGTCTGGCCGACCCGATACGACCCGCGGTACCGGCCGCCATCCGTGAATGCCAGAGCGCCGGCATACGCGTGATCATGATCACCGGTGATTACCCCGCCACCGCCAGCAGCATTGCCAAATTATGTGGTTTGTTATCAGCCGGCGGCATCATGACCGGGACCGAAATGTCGGCACTGAGCGATGTCCAGTTACAGCAAAAAATCCAGAACATCAACATCTTTTGCCGGGTGCAACCAGAGCAAAAATTGCGCTTGGTGAATCTACTGAAATCGAATCAAGAAATCGTCGCCATGACCGGCGATGGTGTCAATGACGCACCGGCCTTAAAGGCTGCGCATATCGGTGTGGCGATGGGTAAACGCGGCAGCGACGTGGCACGCGAATCAGCCGCCCTGGTCTTGCTGGATGATGATTTTTCATCGATCGTGGCGGCGGTCAAACTGGGGCGGCGCATCTTTGATAACCTCAGAAAAACTGTCAGCTTCATCGTCGCCGTGCATATCCCTGTGATAGGCATGTCGTTGATCCCGGTGATGTTGGACTGGCCTATCTTTTTAATGCCTGTGCATATTCTGGTCTTGCAGCTCATCATAGACCCGACCTGTTCTTTGGTGTTTGAGGCAGAAGCGGAAGAAGACGATCTGATGCAGCGCGGGCCGCGCGCCACCGATGCCAGTATTTTTGATCGCACAATCTTGCTCAAAGGCGCGCTACAAGGGCTGGCATTACTGGCGGCGGTATTCGCTACTTACGCCACTTGCCTGCATCTAAAACTGGGCGAGCAGCAAGCACGGGCACTGGGTTTTTGCGTCATGGTGTTAGGCAATATCGGCTTAATTTTCATCAACCGCTCGCTCTCAGCTAGCTTGCGCAAAGCCTTCAGCTTACCCAACCCGGCACTATGGTGGGTCGTTGGCGCTGCCTTGTCAATTTTGAGCGCAGCGCTCTTCGTTCCGGCACTCTCTAGCCTGTTTTATTTTACGCAACCAAGCATGCTCCAGCTTGCGATCAGCATAGCGATCGCCGGCGCCTGCATCGCCAGCATTGCGCTAGTGAAATTTCTTGTCAGCAGTATGCGCACCGCATAA
- a CDS encoding cation diffusion facilitator family transporter produces the protein MSFNGELDELDDLDEHDEETPSKHLAAKRSTLVSVVTNIGLTITQVAAGIFSGSQGLIADGIHSLSDLVADFVVLFANHHSQKGPDEDHHYGHQRYENAASLTLGVLLLIVGAGMLWSSFRKMEQPESIQQVKAIALWVALGALVAKELLFRYMLRIGEQVRSSMLIANAWHARSDAAASLVVAIGIIGNLMGYAMLDPVAAMIVGFMVAKMGWGFSWDALHDLMDRAVDQKSLASIRQTISDTPGVLGWHDLKTRKMGDLILVDVHLEIDADMSVAQGHDIALDARKRVMQKHAVLNLMTHVDPVKLTNATPT, from the coding sequence ATGTCATTTAATGGCGAACTCGACGAACTCGATGACCTCGATGAGCACGATGAAGAAACCCCTTCCAAACATCTGGCTGCCAAGCGCAGCACTCTGGTCAGCGTCGTCACAAATATCGGTTTGACGATCACCCAGGTCGCCGCCGGGATATTCTCAGGGTCGCAAGGCTTGATCGCTGACGGCATCCATTCTCTCTCGGATCTGGTCGCCGATTTCGTCGTGCTGTTTGCCAATCACCATAGCCAAAAAGGCCCGGACGAAGATCATCACTATGGGCATCAACGGTATGAGAACGCCGCCTCGCTGACCTTAGGTGTACTGTTATTGATAGTTGGTGCCGGCATGTTATGGAGCTCGTTTCGCAAGATGGAGCAGCCCGAGTCTATCCAGCAGGTAAAAGCCATCGCCTTATGGGTGGCGCTAGGCGCACTAGTGGCCAAGGAGTTGCTGTTCCGTTATATGTTGCGCATAGGTGAGCAGGTCAGGTCCAGCATGTTAATTGCCAATGCCTGGCACGCCCGCTCGGATGCGGCGGCGTCGTTAGTGGTGGCGATAGGCATCATCGGCAATCTGATGGGCTATGCCATGCTCGATCCGGTGGCGGCGATGATCGTTGGTTTTATGGTGGCAAAAATGGGCTGGGGATTTTCCTGGGATGCGCTGCACGATTTGATGGATAGGGCGGTCGACCAAAAGAGTTTGGCAAGCATACGCCAGACCATCAGCGACACCCCCGGCGTATTAGGCTGGCATGACCTGAAAACGCGCAAAATGGGCGACTTAATCCTGGTCGATGTGCATCTGGAAATCGATGCCGACATGAGCGTCGCACAGGGTCATGACATCGCACTCGATGCCCGCAAACGCGTCATGCAAAAACATGCGGTGTTAAACCTCATGACCCACGTCGATCCGGTCAAACTGACGAACGCGACGCCAACTTAA
- a CDS encoding diheme cytochrome c, whose translation MKNLLQTQVAASLIKSGLASVLALFIYAPMAMADDVGMPVSIPKAYTAECASCHTAYAPGLLPAKSWQSIMGTLDKHYGSDASIDPKALKEISAWLQTYGASARKFAEVPPENRITNSEWFNRKHREIKKDVWLRASIKSRSNCMACHQQASKGDFDDDSVRIPK comes from the coding sequence ATGAAAAACCTCTTGCAAACACAGGTTGCGGCAAGCCTCATTAAATCCGGGCTGGCCTCGGTGCTGGCGCTGTTTATTTACGCCCCTATGGCGATGGCCGACGATGTCGGGATGCCGGTCAGCATACCGAAAGCCTATACGGCGGAATGTGCCAGTTGCCATACCGCATATGCGCCCGGCTTACTGCCAGCTAAATCCTGGCAAAGCATCATGGGCACGCTCGATAAGCACTATGGCAGTGACGCCAGCATAGATCCGAAAGCGCTGAAAGAGATCTCTGCATGGTTGCAAACCTATGGCGCTAGCGCACGGAAATTTGCCGAGGTACCGCCGGAGAACCGCATCACCAATAGCGAGTGGTTCAACCGCAAACATCGCGAAATTAAGAAAGACGTGTGGTTGCGCGCTTCCATCAAGAGCCGCTCCAATTGCATGGCATGCCATCAGCAAGCCAGCAAGGGCGATTTTGATGATGACAGTGTCAGGATTCCAAAAT